From the Clavibacter phaseoli genome, one window contains:
- a CDS encoding GNAT family N-acetyltransferase, whose translation MDPVTLRTARLALRPPALDDVDAIHVACQDPAIQRYVPVPVPYAREDAVSYVAGFCADGWASGERLTWAVLEGGGLVGTVGLHDIADGAAEIGYWLAPGARGRGIMREAAAAVVDHGFDAATGLGLARIGWRAYAGNAGSAAVARALGFRFEGIARLGAAGRGSREDDWLAGLLATDDRTPRPWPVLA comes from the coding sequence ATGGATCCCGTGACCCTCCGCACCGCGCGCCTCGCCCTCCGCCCGCCCGCGCTCGACGACGTCGACGCGATCCACGTCGCGTGCCAGGACCCGGCGATCCAGCGCTACGTGCCCGTCCCCGTGCCGTACGCGCGCGAGGACGCGGTCTCCTACGTCGCGGGCTTCTGCGCCGACGGCTGGGCATCGGGCGAGCGCCTCACCTGGGCCGTGCTCGAGGGCGGCGGGCTCGTGGGCACGGTCGGGCTGCACGACATCGCGGACGGCGCCGCGGAGATCGGGTACTGGCTCGCGCCGGGCGCGCGCGGTCGCGGGATCATGCGCGAGGCGGCCGCGGCGGTCGTCGACCACGGGTTCGACGCCGCGACCGGGCTTGGCCTCGCCCGGATCGGCTGGCGCGCGTACGCGGGGAACGCGGGATCCGCCGCCGTCGCCCGCGCGCTCGGCTTCCGCTTCGAGGGGATCGCCCGCCTCGGCGCGGCGGGACGCGGCAGCCGCGAGGACGACTGGCTCGCCGGCCTCCTCGCGACCGACGACCGGACGCCGCGGCCGTGGCCGGTGCTCGCGTGA
- a CDS encoding DEAD/DEAH box helicase, translating into MSTDDTASTPDADAAPRTTFSDLGLSDQVLKALKDVGYETPSAIQAATIPSLLSGRDVLGVAQTGTGKTAAFALPILSNLDVSQKTPQALVLAPTRELALQVCEAFERYASGMRGVHVLPVYGGQGYGVQLSALRRGVHVVVGTPGRIMDHLDKGTLDLSQLKFLVLDEADEMLKMGFAEDVETILADTPKSKQIALFSATMPAQIRRISGKYLQDPEEITVKNKTTTSANTTQRYLMVSYPQKVDALTRILETENFEGMIVFVRTKNETETLAEKLRARGYAAAAISGDVAQAQRERTVEQLKSGKLDILVATDVAARGLDVDRISHVVNYDIPIDTESYVHRIGRTGRAGRSGAAISFVTPRERRLLTAIERATRQPLTEMRMPSAEDVNVTRLTRFDDAITSALQDRERLDAFRDIVGHYVNHHDVVESDVAAALAIVAQGDTPLLLSADDLRPPRVERERRDDRPGRDGDDRGERRARPARGSGNMATYRIDVGRRHRVEPRQIVGALANEGGFSREDFGHIDIRPDFSLVELPAGLAQDKLDKLASTVINGRPIDIRPDRGGPRAAERGAAPERRGRKPRD; encoded by the coding sequence ATGAGCACTGACGACACCGCATCCACCCCCGACGCGGACGCCGCCCCCCGCACGACCTTCAGCGACCTCGGTCTCTCCGACCAGGTGCTCAAGGCACTCAAGGACGTGGGCTACGAGACGCCCTCCGCGATCCAGGCCGCCACGATCCCCTCCCTGCTGTCCGGCCGCGACGTCCTCGGCGTCGCCCAGACCGGCACCGGCAAGACGGCCGCGTTCGCGCTGCCGATCCTCTCCAACCTCGACGTGTCCCAGAAGACCCCGCAGGCCCTCGTGCTCGCGCCCACCCGCGAGCTCGCGCTCCAGGTGTGCGAGGCGTTCGAGCGCTACGCGTCCGGCATGCGCGGCGTGCACGTGCTGCCCGTCTACGGCGGCCAGGGCTACGGCGTGCAGCTGTCGGCGCTCCGCCGCGGCGTGCACGTGGTCGTCGGCACCCCCGGCCGGATCATGGACCACCTCGACAAGGGCACCCTCGACCTCTCGCAGCTGAAGTTCCTCGTGCTCGACGAGGCCGACGAGATGCTCAAGATGGGCTTCGCGGAGGACGTGGAGACGATCCTCGCGGACACCCCGAAGTCGAAGCAGATCGCGCTGTTCTCGGCGACGATGCCCGCGCAGATCCGCCGCATCTCGGGCAAGTACCTGCAGGACCCCGAGGAGATCACGGTCAAGAACAAGACCACGACCTCCGCGAACACCACGCAGCGGTACCTGATGGTGTCGTACCCGCAGAAGGTCGACGCCCTCACGCGCATCCTCGAGACCGAGAACTTCGAGGGCATGATCGTCTTCGTCCGCACGAAGAACGAGACGGAGACGCTCGCCGAGAAGCTGCGCGCCCGCGGGTACGCGGCGGCCGCCATCTCGGGCGACGTCGCGCAGGCGCAGCGCGAGCGCACGGTCGAGCAGCTGAAGTCCGGCAAGCTCGACATCCTCGTGGCGACCGACGTCGCGGCCCGCGGGCTCGACGTCGACCGGATCAGCCACGTCGTCAACTACGACATCCCCATCGACACCGAGTCGTACGTGCACCGCATCGGCCGCACGGGTCGCGCAGGACGCAGCGGCGCGGCGATCAGCTTCGTCACGCCGCGCGAGCGCCGCCTGCTCACCGCCATCGAGCGGGCCACGCGCCAGCCGCTGACCGAGATGCGCATGCCGAGCGCGGAGGACGTGAACGTCACGCGCCTCACGCGCTTCGACGACGCCATCACATCGGCGCTGCAGGACCGCGAGCGCCTCGACGCGTTCCGCGACATCGTGGGCCACTACGTGAACCACCACGACGTCGTCGAGTCCGACGTGGCCGCCGCGCTCGCGATCGTGGCGCAGGGCGACACCCCGCTCCTCCTCTCGGCCGACGACCTCCGCCCGCCGCGCGTCGAGCGCGAGCGCCGGGACGACCGCCCGGGCCGCGACGGCGACGACCGCGGCGAGCGTCGCGCCCGTCCCGCGCGCGGCAGCGGGAACATGGCGACGTACCGCATCGACGTCGGCCGCCGCCACCGCGTCGAGCCGCGCCAGATCGTGGGCGCGCTCGCCAACGAGGGCGGCTTCAGCCGCGAGGACTTCGGCCACATCGACATCCGCCCCGACTTCTCGCTCGTCGAGCTGCCGGCAGGGCTCGCGCAGGACAAGCTCGACAAGCTCGCCAGCACGGTCATCAACGGCCGGCCGATCGACATCCGCCCCGACCGCGGCGGCCCCCGTGCCGCCGAGCGCGGCGCGGCCCCGGAGCGTCGCGGGCGGAAGCCCCGCGACTGA
- a CDS encoding DUF4184 family protein, producing MPFTVSHAVVALPAVRGPLPAAAVAAGAMAPDVPLFLPGGLSYADTHAFPSLLVTALPAAAVLLAVWMLLLRPAAGILLPRTIAARLPAAWAARPRTTTRGALLALAALLLGVLSHVAWDAFTHEGRAGSALLPALAQPWGPLPGYRWIQYASSVGGLVVLAIAGATWLRRTRPHPSARGAEPAAGRVLRRALAGALVAIAVVALALPVVVDGVPRDMEALRGIAFDAITRGGAAMAIAVLLAALAVPALRRGRAAAVD from the coding sequence GTGCCCTTCACCGTCAGCCACGCCGTCGTCGCCCTGCCGGCGGTGCGCGGCCCGCTGCCGGCGGCGGCCGTCGCGGCGGGCGCGATGGCCCCGGACGTGCCGCTGTTCCTGCCCGGCGGCCTCTCCTACGCCGACACGCACGCGTTCCCGAGCCTCCTCGTGACGGCCCTGCCCGCAGCGGCCGTGCTGCTGGCGGTCTGGATGCTGCTGCTCCGCCCGGCCGCGGGGATCCTCCTGCCCCGGACGATCGCCGCCCGGCTGCCCGCCGCGTGGGCCGCGCGACCGCGGACCACGACGCGCGGCGCGCTCCTCGCGCTCGCCGCGCTCCTCCTCGGCGTGCTGAGCCACGTCGCCTGGGACGCCTTCACGCACGAGGGGCGCGCCGGCTCCGCGCTCCTCCCGGCCCTGGCGCAGCCGTGGGGCCCGCTGCCCGGCTACCGGTGGATCCAGTACGCCTCGTCCGTCGGCGGCCTTGTGGTGCTCGCGATCGCCGGCGCCACGTGGCTGCGCCGCACGCGGCCGCACCCGTCTGCGCGGGGGGCGGAGCCGGCCGCAGGACGCGTGCTCCGCCGCGCGCTCGCCGGGGCGCTCGTCGCGATCGCCGTCGTCGCTCTCGCGCTGCCGGTCGTCGTGGACGGGGTGCCGCGCGACATGGAGGCGCTCCGCGGGATCGCGTTCGATGCGATCACCCGCGGGGGAGCGGCCATGGCGATCGCCGTGCTGCTGGCGGCGCTCGCCGTGCCGGCGCTGCGCCGCGGACGGGCTGCCGCGGTCGACTGA